One region of Bubalus kerabau isolate K-KA32 ecotype Philippines breed swamp buffalo chromosome 6, PCC_UOA_SB_1v2, whole genome shotgun sequence genomic DNA includes:
- the SFPQ gene encoding splicing factor, proline- and glutamine-rich isoform X1 produces the protein MSRDRFRSRGGGGGGFHRRGGGGGRGGLHDFRSPPPGMGLNQNRGPMGPVPGQGGPKPQIPPPPPHQQQQQPPPQQPPPQQPPPLQPPPHQPPHQQPPHQQPPPPPQDSSKSVVPQGPGSAPGVGSAPPATGSAPPATPPTSGAPTGPGPTPTPPPAVTSAPPGAPPPAPPSSGVPTTPPQAGGPPPPPPAGGPVPGPKQGPGPGGPKGGKMPGGPKPGGGPGLSTPGGHPKPPHRGGGEPRGGRQHHPPYHQQHHQGPPPGGPGGRSEEKISDSEGFKANLSLLRRPGEKTYTQRCRLFVGNLPADITEDEFKRLFAKYGEPGEVFINKGKGFGFIKLESRALAEIAKAELDDTPMRGRQLRVRFATHAAALSVRNLSPYVSNELLEEAFSQFGPIERAVVIVDDRGRSTGKGIVEFASKPAARKAFERCSEGVFLLTTTPRPVIVEPLEQLDDEDGLPEKLAQKNPMYQKERETPPRFAQHGTFEYEYSQRWKSLDEMEKQQREQVEKNMKDAKDKLESEMEDAYHEHQANLLRQDLMRRQEELRRMEELHNQEMQKRKEMQLRQEEERRRREEEMMIRQREMEEQMRRQREESYSRMGYMDPRERDMRMGGGGAMNMGDPYGSGGQKFPPLGGGGGIGYEANPGVPPATMSGSMMGSDMRTERFGQGGAGPVGGQGPRGMGPGTPAGYGRGREEYEGPNKKPRF, from the exons ATGTCTCGGGACCGGTTCCGAAGCCGGGGAGGTGGCGGTGGCGGCTTCCACCGACGCGGAGGAGGAGGCGGCCGCGGCGGCCTCCACGACTTCCGCTCCCCGCCGCCCGGCATGGGCCTCAATCAGAATCGCGGACCCATGGGGCCCGTGCCGGGCCAAGGTGGCCCCAAGCCTCAGATCCCGCCACCTCCTCCGcaccagcaacagcagcagccaccGCCGCAGCAGCCGCCACCACAGCAGCCGCCGCCGCTTCAGCCCCCGCCGCACCAGCCGCCCCATCAGCAGCCGCCGCAccagcagccgccgccgccgccacaggACTCATCCAAGTCTGTTGTTCCTCAAGGACCCGGTTCGGCTCCCGGAGTAGGCAGCGCCCCTCCGGCCACCGGCTCGGCGCCGCCCGCCACACCCCCGACCTCGGGGGCCCCCACGGGGCCAGGCCCCACCCCGACCCCGCCGCCCGCTGTCACCTCGGCGCCCCCAGGTGCGCCTCCACCGGCTCCGCCGAGCAGTGGGGTGCCCACCACCCCCCCTCAGGCTGGGGGCCCGCCGCCTCCACCACCTGCAGGGGGCCCGGTGCCCGGGCCTAAGCAGGGCCCGGGACCCGGCGGCCCCAAGGGCGGCAAAATGCCAGGCGGGCCGAAGCCTGGCGGCGGCCCGGGCCTAAGCACTCCTGGCGGCCACCCTAAGCCGCCGCACCGAGGTGGCGGGGAGCCCCGCGGGGGCCGGCAGCACCATCCGCCCTACCACCAGCAGCACCACCAAGGGCCGCCGCCCGGAGGGCCCGGCGGCCGCAGCGAGGAAAAGATTTCGGACTCTGAG GGGTTTAAAGCCAACTTGTCACTCCTGAGGAGGCCTGGAGAGAAAACTTACACCCAGCGTTGTCGGTTGTTTGTTGGTAATCTACCTGCAGACATCACGGAGGATGAATTCAAAAGACTTTTTGCTAAATATGGAGAACCAGGAGAAGTTTTTATAAACAAAGGCAAAGGATTTGGATTTATTAAGCTT GAATCTAGAGCGTTGGCGGAAATAGCTAAAGCTGAGCTTGATGATACACCCATGAGAGGTAGACAGCTTCGGGTTCGATTTGCCACACATGCTGCTGCCCTTTCTGTTCGAAATCTTTCACCTTATGTTTCCAATGAACTGTTGGAAGAAGCCTTTAGCCAGTTTGGTCCTATTGAAAGGGCTGTTGTAATTGTGGATGATCGTGGAAGATCTACAGGGAAAGGCATTGTTGAATTTGCTTCTAAACCAGCAGCAAGAAAAGCATTTGAAAGATGCAGTGAAGGTGTTTTCTTACTGACAAC AACTCCTCGTCCAGTCATTGTGGAACCACTTGAACAGTTAGATGATGAAGATGGTCTTCCTGAAAAACTTGCCCAGAAGAATCCAATGTATCAAAA GGAGAGAGAAACCCCTCCTCGTTTTGCCCAGCATGGGACATTTGAGTATGAGTATTCTCAGCGGTGGAAGTCCCTTGATGAAATGGAAAAACAGCAGCGGGAACAAGTTGAAAAAAACATGAAAGATGCAAAAGACAAATTGGAAAGTGAAATGGAAGATGCCTATCATGAGCATCAGGCAAATCTTTTGCGTCAAG ATCTAATGCGACGCCAGGAAGAATTAAGACGCATGGAAGAACTGCACAATCAAGAAATGCAGAAACGTAAAGAGATGCAATTGAG gcaagaggaagaACGACGTAGGAGGGAAGAAGAGATGATGATTCGTCAACGTGAGATGGAAGAACAGATGAGACGCCAAAGAGAGGAAAGTTATAGTCGGATGGGCTATATGGATCCA agagaaagagacatgaGAATGGGTGGTGGAGGAGCAATGAACATGGGAG ATCCCTATGGCTCAGGAGGCCAGAAATTTCCACctctaggtggtggtggtggcataGGTTATGAAGCTAATCCTGGCGTTCCACCGGCAACAATGAGTGGTTCCATGATGGGAAGCGACATG
- the SFPQ gene encoding splicing factor, proline- and glutamine-rich isoform X2: MSRDRFRSRGGGGGGFHRRGGGGGRGGLHDFRSPPPGMGLNQNRGPMGPVPGQGGPKPQIPPPPPHQQQQQPPPQQPPPQQPPPLQPPPHQPPHQQPPHQQPPPPPQDSSKSVVPQGPGSAPGVGSAPPATGSAPPATPPTSGAPTGPGPTPTPPPAVTSAPPGAPPPAPPSSGVPTTPPQAGGPPPPPPAGGPVPGPKQGPGPGGPKGGKMPGGPKPGGGPGLSTPGGHPKPPHRGGGEPRGGRQHHPPYHQQHHQGPPPGGPGGRSEEKISDSEGFKANLSLLRRPGEKTYTQRCRLFVGNLPADITEDEFKRLFAKYGEPGEVFINKGKGFGFIKLESRALAEIAKAELDDTPMRGRQLRVRFATHAAALSVRNLSPYVSNELLEEAFSQFGPIERAVVIVDDRGRSTGKGIVEFASKPAARKAFERCSEGVFLLTTTPRPVIVEPLEQLDDEDGLPEKLAQKNPMYQKERETPPRFAQHGTFEYEYSQRWKSLDEMEKQQREQVEKNMKDAKDKLESEMEDAYHEHQANLLRQDLMRRQEELRRMEELHNQEMQKRKEMQLRQEEERRRREEEMMIRQREMEEQMRRQREESYSRMGYMDPRERDMRMGGGGAMNMGDPYGSGGQKFPPLGGGGGIGYEANPGVPPATMSGSMMGSDMVRMIDVG, translated from the exons ATGTCTCGGGACCGGTTCCGAAGCCGGGGAGGTGGCGGTGGCGGCTTCCACCGACGCGGAGGAGGAGGCGGCCGCGGCGGCCTCCACGACTTCCGCTCCCCGCCGCCCGGCATGGGCCTCAATCAGAATCGCGGACCCATGGGGCCCGTGCCGGGCCAAGGTGGCCCCAAGCCTCAGATCCCGCCACCTCCTCCGcaccagcaacagcagcagccaccGCCGCAGCAGCCGCCACCACAGCAGCCGCCGCCGCTTCAGCCCCCGCCGCACCAGCCGCCCCATCAGCAGCCGCCGCAccagcagccgccgccgccgccacaggACTCATCCAAGTCTGTTGTTCCTCAAGGACCCGGTTCGGCTCCCGGAGTAGGCAGCGCCCCTCCGGCCACCGGCTCGGCGCCGCCCGCCACACCCCCGACCTCGGGGGCCCCCACGGGGCCAGGCCCCACCCCGACCCCGCCGCCCGCTGTCACCTCGGCGCCCCCAGGTGCGCCTCCACCGGCTCCGCCGAGCAGTGGGGTGCCCACCACCCCCCCTCAGGCTGGGGGCCCGCCGCCTCCACCACCTGCAGGGGGCCCGGTGCCCGGGCCTAAGCAGGGCCCGGGACCCGGCGGCCCCAAGGGCGGCAAAATGCCAGGCGGGCCGAAGCCTGGCGGCGGCCCGGGCCTAAGCACTCCTGGCGGCCACCCTAAGCCGCCGCACCGAGGTGGCGGGGAGCCCCGCGGGGGCCGGCAGCACCATCCGCCCTACCACCAGCAGCACCACCAAGGGCCGCCGCCCGGAGGGCCCGGCGGCCGCAGCGAGGAAAAGATTTCGGACTCTGAG GGGTTTAAAGCCAACTTGTCACTCCTGAGGAGGCCTGGAGAGAAAACTTACACCCAGCGTTGTCGGTTGTTTGTTGGTAATCTACCTGCAGACATCACGGAGGATGAATTCAAAAGACTTTTTGCTAAATATGGAGAACCAGGAGAAGTTTTTATAAACAAAGGCAAAGGATTTGGATTTATTAAGCTT GAATCTAGAGCGTTGGCGGAAATAGCTAAAGCTGAGCTTGATGATACACCCATGAGAGGTAGACAGCTTCGGGTTCGATTTGCCACACATGCTGCTGCCCTTTCTGTTCGAAATCTTTCACCTTATGTTTCCAATGAACTGTTGGAAGAAGCCTTTAGCCAGTTTGGTCCTATTGAAAGGGCTGTTGTAATTGTGGATGATCGTGGAAGATCTACAGGGAAAGGCATTGTTGAATTTGCTTCTAAACCAGCAGCAAGAAAAGCATTTGAAAGATGCAGTGAAGGTGTTTTCTTACTGACAAC AACTCCTCGTCCAGTCATTGTGGAACCACTTGAACAGTTAGATGATGAAGATGGTCTTCCTGAAAAACTTGCCCAGAAGAATCCAATGTATCAAAA GGAGAGAGAAACCCCTCCTCGTTTTGCCCAGCATGGGACATTTGAGTATGAGTATTCTCAGCGGTGGAAGTCCCTTGATGAAATGGAAAAACAGCAGCGGGAACAAGTTGAAAAAAACATGAAAGATGCAAAAGACAAATTGGAAAGTGAAATGGAAGATGCCTATCATGAGCATCAGGCAAATCTTTTGCGTCAAG ATCTAATGCGACGCCAGGAAGAATTAAGACGCATGGAAGAACTGCACAATCAAGAAATGCAGAAACGTAAAGAGATGCAATTGAG gcaagaggaagaACGACGTAGGAGGGAAGAAGAGATGATGATTCGTCAACGTGAGATGGAAGAACAGATGAGACGCCAAAGAGAGGAAAGTTATAGTCGGATGGGCTATATGGATCCA agagaaagagacatgaGAATGGGTGGTGGAGGAGCAATGAACATGGGAG ATCCCTATGGCTCAGGAGGCCAGAAATTTCCACctctaggtggtggtggtggcataGGTTATGAAGCTAATCCTGGCGTTCCACCGGCAACAATGAGTGGTTCCATGATGGGAAGCGACATG